One window from the genome of Crassostrea angulata isolate pt1a10 chromosome 2, ASM2561291v2, whole genome shotgun sequence encodes:
- the LOC128170590 gene encoding uncharacterized protein LOC128170590 produces the protein MATTQGQDVVLCQLCSSPVEHHCNLCLVDLCSPCTLKHLADKTSRHEIVEFINRKKGPILAECSFHQTKRCEMYCRDCKQPTCVLCVTTTHKKHEMDNILEILQNAKQQVTFDLKELENAIAPKYKYITAFVTSSVFDETLSAIQDQEDELCRSVRDIGSKMRDKVSKLKGESETMNKEKQSLAAKSEMELNGIIQNSKSVLESADTKGIISYESQNMKFRYGLKEMGLSFPKFQPGLINEDQLQNVFGKFELQRIYASNTAPNPQKMMKTPVILNTIQSPLEDSSSLWKVSCEGAENVWTSGNDSQLYQINRSGAVLKNIKAANNVLELTIDSDQNIVFIVSWPDTKVYKYESNTNTVKTLLELSDWCPRGLCYTMNGDLLVSMRSLDEKQSKIVSYYMTRETQNDILGGSLFSVDSRKLLRLSENGNGDICVADVTGKAVLVVYAFGELRFKYTGNRATYKKRTSFEPDDIVNDGNFNILIGDYSNKIVHIIDCDGTFIHYIEHSCTGGISIDTDHNLVAGELSTGKIRIIKYFE, from the coding sequence ATGGCTACCACTCAAGGACAGGACGTCGTCCTCTGTCAACTGTGTTCCAGTCCTGTAGAACACCATTGCAACCTTTGTCTTGTTGACCTTTGCTCTCCCTGCACTCTAAAGCACCTGGCGGACAAAACAAGCAGACATGAAATTGTGGAGTTCatcaacagaaaaaaaggaCCCATTTTGGCTGAGTGCAGCTTTCACCAGACAAAACGATGTGAAATGTACTGCAGAGATTGCAAACAACCAACGTGTGTATTATGCGTAACAACTACTCACAAAAAGCACGAAATGGACAATATTTTAGAAATCCTCCAGAATGCTAAACAGCAAGTCACATTTGATTTAAAGGAACTTGAAAACGCCATTGCTCCAAAGTACAAATATATTACTGCATTTGTAACATCCTCAGTGTTTGATGAAACTCTCTCTGCTATTCAAGACCAGGAAGACGAACTATGCAGATCTGTCCGTGATATTGGTAGTAAAATGCGAGACAAAGTTTCGAAACTTAAAGGAGAATCTGAAACTATGaacaaagaaaaacaatctCTGGCAGCAAAATCTGAAATGGAATTGAATGGAATAATTCAGAACAGCAAAAGTGTTTTAGAATCTGCTGATACCAAAGGCATTATTAGTTACGAGTCACAAAATATGAAGTTTAGGTATGGTCTCAAAGAAATGGGACTGTCTTTTCCAAAATTTCAACCTGGTTTGATTAATGAAGACcagcttcaaaatgtttttggaaaatttgaatTGCAAAGAATCTATGCATCAAATACTGCACCAAATCcacaaaaaatgatgaaaactcCTGTTATTTTGAACACCATTCAAAGTCCATTAGAGGACAGTTCAAGTCTTTGGAAAGTTTCATGTGAGGGGGCTGAAAATGTATGGACCAGTGGGAATGACAGCCAACTTTATCAAATAAACAGGAGTGGAGCTgttctgaaaaatataaaagctGCGAATAATGTCCTTGAATTAACAATTGACTCAGATCAAAACATAGTGTTTATAGTTTCATGGCCTGACACAAAAGTCTACAAGTATGAAAGTAATACAAACACAGTTAAAACTCTGTTGGAGCTATCTGACTGGTGTCCGAGAGGACTCTGTTATACGATGAATGGCGACCTTTTAGTGAGCATGCGCTCTTTGGatgaaaaacaaagtaaaattgTGAGCTATTACATGACCAGAGAAACTCAAAATGACATATTAGGAGGCTCCCTTTTTTCTGTGGATAGTAGGAAATTATTAAGGCTAAGTGAGAATGGTAATGGAGATATATGTGTAGCTGACGTCACTGGCAAGGCTGTCCTCGTGGTATATGCTTTTGGAGAATTGCGATTTAAGTACACAGGCAACAGGGCGACCTACAAGAAAAGAACCTCTTTTGAACCTGATGACATAGTTAATGATGGAAATTTTAACATACTTATTGGCGACTATTCAAACAAGATTGTCCACATCATAGACTGTGACGGTACCTTTATCCATTATATCGAACATTCATGTACTGGAGGCATCAGTATTGATACTGACCACAATCTGGTTGCTGGAGAATTGTCTACCGGGAAAATTCGCATCATTAAATATTTCGAGTAA
- the LOC128172922 gene encoding adenosine 5'-monophosphoramidase HINT1-like has translation MSEEIEKAQQAKPGGDTIFGKIARKEIPCEFIYEDDQCVAFNDLSPQAPVHFLVIPKKPISRLSEAEDADEQLLGHLVLAAKKVAKQQGLNEGYRLVINDGPMGGQSVYHIHIHVMSGRQMGWPPG, from the exons ATGTCGGAAGAAATAGAGAAAGCACAGCAAGCTAAACCTGGAGGAGATACCATCTTTGGAAAAATTGCGCGCAAGGAAATTCCTTGCGAATTTATTTACGAAGATGATCAG TGTGTGGCTTTCAATGACCTCAGTCCACAAGCTCCTGTTCACTTTTTGGTGATTCCAAAGAAACCAATCTCCCGATTATCCGAGGCAGAGGATGCTGATGAACAG CTCCTGGGTCACTTGGTATTAGCAGCCAAGAAGGTTGCCAAGCAACAGGGGTTGAATGAGGGCTACCGATTGGTCATCAATGACGGGCCAATGGGAGGACAGTCGGTGTACCACATACACATACACGTTATGAGTGGGCGACAGATGGGCTGGCCCCCGGGATAA
- the LOC128173097 gene encoding uncharacterized protein LOC128173097, which yields MFLNIIMASTKGQDAVLCRMCPNPVEHHCNLCHVDPCTQCIPKHLADNTKRHEVVESINRKEGLIFPECKSHEQKLCEMFCNDCSEPTCALCVTTTHKKHDITDIGKNIENIKQNISNDLTELENTISPKYKNVTADISSADFDQVLSNIQHHEDKICKIVRGIGSQMRDEVSKQKQKSEKKNKEIQYLAAETEKELNRIMQNNKLVLKSYDAAAIMEYKSVNDKFRDGINKSRIPCPSFLPGLIEQDQIRYIFGGLQMQESNLSNKKPALKMRGTPVVSKTIQSPYGRKRSELWRIACEGSNKFWTSGNVNRISQIDSNESVLKTIEIEDTVIALSLDIHKDLVFIVNVLADTKVFKFESNKVVTLLNLTNWCVSGLCHTMNGNLLVSMRSKDKKQSKVVQYSGITPIREIKNDTQGKPLFSVGTTAVLHLIENGNGDVCVADCAGLSVVGVDLSGELRFQYKGNVTTFSKYTKFKPSKIINDSQQRILINDDSNDIVHIIDSDGNFIRYIEYPCNGGMSVDTDHNLVVGERKTGKIRIIKYLE from the exons ATGTTTTTAAA tATAATAATGGCCTCCACCAAAGGACAAGACGCCGTTCTCTGCCGGATGTGTCCCAATCCTGTAGAACACCATTGCAACCTTTGTCATGTTGACCCTTGCACCCAATGCATCCCGAAGCACCTTGCGGACAACACCAAGAGACACGAAGTCGTCGAGTCTATCAACAGAAAAGAAGGACTTATTTTTCCTGAATGCAAATCCCACGAACAAAAGCTTTGCGAAATGTTCTGCAATGATTGCAGTGAGCCAACCTGTGCTTTGTGCGTAACAACTACACACAAAAAGCACGACATTACCGACATTGGAAAAAATATCGAGAACATAAAGCAAAATATCAGCAATGATTTGACTGAATTAGAAAATACTATTTCTCCGAAATATAAAAATGTCACAGCAGATATATCGTCTGCAGATTTTGATCAGGTTCTTTCTAATATACAGCACCATGAAGATAAAATCTGCAAGATCGTGCGTGGCATAGGAAGCCAAATGCGAGATGAAGTttccaaacaaaaacaaaaatctgaaAAGAAGAACAAAGAAATCCAGTATTTGGCAGCTGAAACCGAAAAAGAACTGAATCGAATTATGCAGAACAACAAATTGGTCCTCAAATCATACGATGCCGCAGCTATAATGGAGTATAAGTCGGTTAATGATAAATTTAGAGATGGGATAAATAAATCTAGGATACCCTGCCCAAGCTTCTTACCTGGTTTGATTGAACAAGACCAGATTCGTTATATATTTGGAGGACTCCAAATGCAAGAGAGTAATTTATCAAACAAGAAGCCTGCGCTGAAAATGAGGGGAACCCCCGTGGTGTCAAAAACCATTCAAAGTCCTTACGGTCGTAAACGTTCAGAGCTTTGGAGAATAGCATGTGAAGGATCAAATAAGTTCTGGACAAGTGGAAATGTAAACAGAATTAGCCAAATTGACAGTAATGAGTCTGTTTTGAAAACCATTGAGATTGAAGACACAGTCATTGCTCTATCACTTGATATACACAAGGACTTGGTATTTATTGTAAATGTGCTAGCCGATACCAAAGTATTCAAGTTTGAAAGTAACAAGGTTGTTACCTTGCTAAACCTCACTAACTGGTGTGTTTCAGGACTCTGTCACACAATGAATGGCAATCTCTTGGTAAGCATGCGCTCAAAAGATAAGAAACAGAGTAAAGTAGTACAATACTCCGGGATAACACCGATTCGCgagattaaaaatgacactCAAGGAAAACCGTTGTTTTCTGTTGGAACTACAGCCGTGCTTCACCTGATTGAAAATGGCAACGGGGACGTATGTGTTGCAGACTGCGCTGGACTGTCGGTTGTAGGGGTGGATCTTTCTGGAGAATTGCGATTTCAGTACAAGGGCAATGTTACTACATTCTCCAAGTACACCAAATTTAAACCTTCCAAGATTATCAATGATAGCCAACAGCGCATACTTATCAACGATGATTCGAACGACATTGTCCACATCATTGACAGTGACGGTAACTTTATCCGGTATATCGAGTATCCGTGTAATGGAGGTATGAGTGTCGACACTGACCATAATCTGGTCGTCGGAGAAAGGAAAACCGGAAAAATCCGAATAATCAAATATCTTGAGTAG